CGACGATAGAGTTTGATTTTTTCCTCGATGGAGGATGCCGGTTTGTTTTCGTTTTTATTGAATAGCATATTGCTGTCTCCTTTTGTAATAAGGCACTAAGGTAGTGTTTTTAGAGACAGGTTATTCCGTTATTTTGAAAATTGATAGTTACCGAGCTTGTCCACGGAGATGTTTAACTCCTTTAAATCCTTGATAAATAGATTATACCCTGTTTCGAGATTTTTCCAAAAATCTAATATGTTTGGATAGGCACGATAGGTTTCGCTGTAATTTTTATTCTTTTCGTCCGAGAATTTAAAGGGAAAGATGTACACGGGTATCTTTTCCTGGCCGGATTGACGGGCTTGTATGGCATAGATGTATATTTCCTTGATCTTATCGTCTGTCATGGGAAGACAGCCCACCGTGACGCAATTTCCATGAATACAGATATTACCCCCGAGATGGGAGGCTTTGCTTTTCAGCTTATCTGAATGGTTCGGGTAATTGATCATCAAAGAGAGATGATAGTTACTCGTGGGATTAAAGTGGTTGATATGGTAGAAGCCTTCCGGGATTTGTAAGTCTCCTTGACGACGTTTTGGGCCGAGGGATCCGGAACGGGCACATATCTTATACGTTGTAACCTTTTTATACACCTTGTCTTCCCGTTTCTTGGCATAGATGTCCATGACACATTCTGTTTTATACGCCATGATAAGAATATTCAGGTTGTCCAACGAAAGGTTGTGTTCTTTTAATCTTCGGGTCAGTAATGCCTCTTTTTCGTGGTAGGCGTTTCGTACCCGGGGATATTTCTTTTGCTGGCTGACGAAGTCCGGTTCATTGCTAGCGATAACACATAACAAGGTGAGCAAGGCTATTTTCATGGGTCCGTATAATTAGGTT
The window above is part of the Butyricimonas paravirosa genome. Proteins encoded here:
- a CDS encoding murein L,D-transpeptidase family protein, which gives rise to MKIALLTLLCVIASNEPDFVSQQKKYPRVRNAYHEKEALLTRRLKEHNLSLDNLNILIMAYKTECVMDIYAKKREDKVYKKVTTYKICARSGSLGPKRRQGDLQIPEGFYHINHFNPTSNYHLSLMINYPNHSDKLKSKASHLGGNICIHGNCVTVGCLPMTDDKIKEIYIYAIQARQSGQEKIPVYIFPFKFSDEKNKNYSETYRAYPNILDFWKNLETGYNLFIKDLKELNISVDKLGNYQFSK